CTTCTATACTAATTAATCTAGTTTTTCCATATTTTAAATCACCTAATTTTATATCATCTATAGCTGTTCTAATTAATCTTTTTATTGGCTGTGAAAAATATTTAGCTACATTTCTTATTTCTCTATTTTTACCTTCTATCAAAACAATTTTAACTGAATAATTATTTATTTTTTTAACATTTTTAGCTTTGTATAAAATATTATTTATATAAACACCATTTAAAAAACCAATTATAAATTCATTACTTATTTCTTTAAAAGAGATCAAAACATATTCTTTTTCAATTTTGTAAGAAGGATGAATTATTAAATTAATAAAATCTCCATCATTAGATAAAATTAATAGTCCTTCAGATAAAAAGTCAAGCCTTCCTGCAATTCTTAAATTTTTAATGTTTTTATAATCATAATTTAAAAAATCAAGTACAATTTTTTTATCTTTTAGAAAGTTATCATTTCCTCTTTTTAATGTAGAAACTACTTGCGGAGGTTTATTAAATGCAATGTAAAACTTATCCAAAATAGGTTTAATAATTTTGTCATTAACTTTTACTATTTCATCTAAGCCAACATTAAAATATGGAGTTAAAATTACTTTGTCATTGACTTTAACTTTACCCTCTTTTATTAAAATTTCTGCTTCTCTTCTAGAAATAGATGAAAAATTAGAAATAAATTTCTGTAATTTCATATCATAATATTATATAATATTATTTTATATTTTATTTATTATAATTATTATAATCCATTGATTTTTTATAAATTATCCATTATATCTTTTTTATTATATAATTAAATTACTTTTTATTTTATTATCTTATCTTTTTATTGTTTCTATTTATGCTCAATAAATTTCTGATAAATTTTAAATATTTTTAACAATATGCTCAACAAATATTTTCAAACCAATTAAAATCAATATAACTCCACCAGCAATCTCAAGCTTATTCTCAAAAAGATGACCAATTTTATTACCAATAAATACTCCAATAAAACATATTATAAAAGTTATTAAGCCAATTATCAAAATAGGAATAAATATCAATACTTTAAGAATTGCAAAACTTATTCCAACTGCAAAAGCATCTATACTTGTTGCAATTGACATCAAAATCAAAAAAGAAAAATCAAGACATGTTTTTTTATTATTAGATAATTTTTTTTCATCAACTGGACAAGCTTCTAATTCAAGTTTTCTTGAACTTAATATCATCTTTATTCCTAAAAAAAGAAGTATCCCAAAAGCTATAAAATGATCAAATTTTTGAAAATACTTTGCAATATTTATGCCCAAAGCCCATCCTAAAAGAGGCATAATAGCTTGAAAAAAACCAAAAAAAAAAGCAATTCTAAAGGCATGTCTTATTTTTAATGATTTTATTAAATAACCGTTTGTAATAGAAACAGCAAGAGCATCCATAGAAAGACTTATTGCTATTAAAATTGTTTCTAAATAAAACATTTAATTTCTCCTAAAAAATTTAGCTGAAATTTTTAAATTTTAAAATTAAATAAATATATAGTTTTCTTCTATTTTCTATAAATTATATAACAATAAAATTTTTACAACTCACTAATTAGTATGTATTTAATAAAGTTAATATATAAATATTTAACTTCAATTTTAATAATTTTTAAATTATAAAAAATCCTTTTAGAATCAGAAAATATAAACTTTATAAAAATGAGAATTAAAAATAAAGAAAATTAAAGTTAAAAATTTCTAAAAAAATTTGACAATTAACTTTTAATATAGAATTTAAATAATTTTGCAAAAAAATTAAATATATAATTTTAATTATAACTTTTTATTAAATCATTTATTTTATCAATTTTTTCATTTAAAATATCTTTATTTGAAGCCTCAACAATTAATCTTAAATATGGCTCAGTATTTGATGGTCTAATATTAAACCACCAATCTTTAAATTCAACTCTAAATCCATCAAAATCATAAAAATTAACTGGATCTTCTTTTGATATAAAATAATTTTTAATTTTCTCCATTATTTCTAACTTATTTTCAACTTTAAAATTTATTTCTCCTGAATTGAAGTATTTTATTATATTTTTAAATTTTTCAGATATAGTTAATCCATTTTTTCTTAAATAATTTAATTCATTTAAAACAATTATCGAGGCAAGTATCCCAGAATCACAATAAAAAAAATCTTTAAAATAGTAATGACCTGCAAGTTCACCACCAAATACAGAATTTAATTCTTTAAGTTTCTTTTTAGCATAAGCATGGCCTACTTTCCATAAATAAACATTACCACCTAGTTTTTTAATATAATCAATTGTTGATTTTGAAGTTCTTATATCGCATAAAATAGTTTTATTATCAAGTTTATTTCTATATCTTTCTGAAAAAAAGAATTCTGAAATTAATGCTATTAGATAATCTGGTTGAATAAAATTTCCTTTATCATCTATAAACATTACTCTATCTGCATCTCCGTCAAAAATAATTCCCAAATCACTTTTATTTTTAACAACCTCATTTACTATCTGTTTTCTATTTTCCTCTTCTAAAGGATTTGGCTCATGTGCAGGGAAATTGCCATCGATAAAATCATTTATAAATTTAAAATTAGTGGGGAAAAGATCTTTGACTATTATTGAAGCCATACCATTGGATAAGTCAACTGAAATGTTTAAATCTTCATAATTTTCTATAAATTTGTTTAAATATTTTTTATAATCATCTAATACATTAAAATCAAATATCTTTCCTTTGCTTTTAGAAATCTCTAATTTTTCTTCTCTTACCATTTTTTCTAAAATATTTAAGCCATTATCATATCCAATAGGTACAGAATTTTCACCAGATATTTTAAATCCATTATACTCTTTAGGATTATGGGAAGCTGTGATTTGAACTGATCCTTTAAAATTATAATAGGATGTTCCAAAATATATCATAGGTGTTGTAGAATAACCACAAGAATAAACATCTGCTCCTGAATCAGTAATTCCCTCAGATAAAAAATAGAAAATTTCATCTGAAGACAACCTACCATCATGTCCAACAAGTATTTTATCAGTTTTAAGAAGCTTTGGTATAAAATAACCTATTTTATAAACATCATCTT
The window above is part of the Spirochaetota bacterium genome. Proteins encoded here:
- a CDS encoding manganese efflux pump MntP family protein, which codes for MFYLETILIAISLSMDALAVSITNGYLIKSLKIRHAFRIAFFFGFFQAIMPLLGWALGINIAKYFQKFDHFIAFGILLFLGIKMILSSRKLELEACPVDEKKLSNNKKTCLDFSFLILMSIATSIDAFAVGISFAILKVLIFIPILIIGLITFIICFIGVFIGNKIGHLFENKLEIAGGVILILIGLKIFVEHIVKNI
- a CDS encoding pseudouridine synthase; the encoded protein is MKLQKFISNFSSISRREAEILIKEGKVKVNDKVILTPYFNVGLDEIVKVNDKIIKPILDKFYIAFNKPPQVVSTLKRGNDNFLKDKKIVLDFLNYDYKNIKNLRIAGRLDFLSEGLLILSNDGDFINLIIHPSYKIEKEYVLISFKEISNEFIIGFLNGVYINNILYKAKNVKKINNYSVKIVLIEGKNREIRNVAKYFSQPIKRLIRTAIDDIKLGDLKYGKTRLISIEDVNKIKLKKLKKDLY
- a CDS encoding phosphomannomutase/phosphoglucomutase, with amino-acid sequence MGIYKAYDIRGIYNKDFNKDDVYKIGYFIPKLLKTDKILVGHDGRLSSDEIFYFLSEGITDSGADVYSCGYSTTPMIYFGTSYYNFKGSVQITASHNPKEYNGFKISGENSVPIGYDNGLNILEKMVREEKLEISKSKGKIFDFNVLDDYKKYLNKFIENYEDLNISVDLSNGMASIIVKDLFPTNFKFINDFIDGNFPAHEPNPLEEENRKQIVNEVVKNKSDLGIIFDGDADRVMFIDDKGNFIQPDYLIALISEFFFSERYRNKLDNKTILCDIRTSKSTIDYIKKLGGNVYLWKVGHAYAKKKLKELNSVFGGELAGHYYFKDFFYCDSGILASIIVLNELNYLRKNGLTISEKFKNIIKYFNSGEINFKVENKLEIMEKIKNYFISKEDPVNFYDFDGFRVEFKDWWFNIRPSNTEPYLRLIVEASNKDILNEKIDKINDLIKSYN